From a region of the Apis mellifera strain DH4 linkage group LG2, Amel_HAv3.1, whole genome shotgun sequence genome:
- the LOC413351 gene encoding integrator complex subunit 7 isoform X2 encodes MIGMRMNAFNDTGLGEPEQDANSALIELDKGLRSTKIGEQCEAIVRFPRLFEKYPFPILINSSLLKLAEVFRTGSNFLRVWVLRVCQQSEKHLDKILNVDEFVRRIYSVIHSNDPVARALTLRTLGSVAGIIPERQQVHHSIRRSLDSHDSVEVEAAIYAAQMFAAQSKLFAVSMCSKISDMIRGQATPASMKLQLIPILQYMHHDTFTASMVNELCMELLASYPAVEFVRVTLSALSTLASATLIDVPQQVALLLRYLQDDPRLTIKRHALYLLHSLARRGAHLWPQGALNNLIESTTTLLQDGAGNKDLLIRTLDVLSQSAVTCDANREEGNPLLSLCVNACYSPDPFIAVKAITILARVACYCYEENLPAYGIQDVVSCLESLIVLLALDDKYLHQLKVCLRSTVKLCRAQPSHCSIFVDAIGSTLFNAHAEGSQNEKQALALCEALGAIGSLGENALLPLLPDILIKLKQTIHVHTKVMLCTLLFQMVAGGYEWNPECLETVEEIIKNVDGWAKYRIARSATRYGHHTIATQIFRSLKETVASEQLHFWLSGLELVTKAESYLMEKTEEVESKARVYTVEKLNGAIARYASACASLKAASTPLRSLQFASEYSKLRCEFLQAIVQLLHSCRSLCTAPPPAITCTVVLTTKDDLQRYGRVTNQLRKSAQELKNCAENYQKLYQSAFDADPGSLTNIRALQEICRLLANSVERVCGGTGIQTYHQTEVNFNFGDTVEMRQLARCCTELRRLAPTYIGENKAALSHSRINCLVSQVMLLAGPKMRLPIPRYYFQALQATSVKLSVSPQPRVLGEPVSVPQGSQLALKVEGVLRHGRRASLYRSVAAVCISISTSPPSKINSDQKDSNVNELQQTVTPHRDFFACEFLLSLGSPGTTATTTCANNTTNVNNNMNSSGGQYQVTASASILDKDGNVWKCGPRSTLQVRVHEEPAKRKLP; translated from the exons atgattggtATGCGAATGAATGCATTTAATGATACAGGACTTGGTGAACCAGAACAAGATGCAAATTCTGCTCTTATAGAATTAGATAAAg gtTTACGTTCTACAAAAATTGGTGAACAATGTGAAGCCATAGTACGATTTCctcgattattcgaaaaatatccttttccaatattgataaattcttctctcttaAAATTAGCAGAAGTTTTTCGTACTGGCAGTAATTTTTTACGTGTTTGGGTTCTCAGAGTATGTCAACAAAGTGAAAAgcatttagataaaattttaaatgttgatGAATTTGTCAGACGTATTTATAGCGTGATACATTCTAATGATCCAGTTGCTAGAGCTTTGACTCTACGAACTCTAGGCAGTGTAGCTGGTATTATTCCAGAAAGGCaacaa gtTCATCATAGTATAAGAAGATCATTAGATTCTCATgattcagttgaagttgaagcTGCAATATATGCTGCACAAATGTTTGCAGcacaatcaaaattatttgctGTTTCCATGTGCAGTAAAATATCCGATATGATTAGAGGTCAAGCAACACCAGCATCAATGAAATTACAACTTATAcctattttacaatatatgcaTCATGATACTTTTACAGCTTCAATG gtaAATGAATTATGTATGGAACTTCTTGCTAGTTATCCAGCAGTTGAATTTGTCAGAGTTACATTAAGTGCTTTAAGCACATTAGCTTCTGCAACATTGATTGATGTTCCACAACAAGTTGCACTTTTATTACGTTATCTACAAGATGATCCAAGATTAACTATTAAACGTcatgcattatatttattacattctttAGCAAGAAGAGGAGCTCATTTATGGCCACAAGGTGCTCTTAATAACTTGATAG AAAGTACTACAACACTCTTACAAGATGGAGCTGGAAATAAAGATCTTCTTATTCGAACATTAGAC gtACTTAGTCAAAGTGCAGTAACATGTGATGCAAAtagagaagaaggaaatccTCTTTTATCATTATGCGTAAATGCTTGTTATTCGCCTGATCCATTTATTGCAGTGAAAGCAATTACTATTTTAGCTAGAGTTGCATGTTAttg ctatgaagaaaatttaccAGCCTATGGAATACAAGACGTCGTATCTTGTCTTGAATCTCTAATTGTACTTTTAGCTTTGGATGATAAGTATTTACATCAATTGAAAGTTTGTTTACGTTCAACAGTAAAATTATGTCGGGCACAGCCTAGCCATTGTTCGATATTTGTCGATGCTATCGGTAGTACACTTTTCAATGCTCATGCAGAAGGCAGTCAAAATGAGAAACAAGCGCTTGCTTTATGTGAAGCATTAGGTGCTATAGGAAGTTTAGGAGAAAATGCATTACTTCCTCTTTTAccagatatattaataaagctTAAACAGACTATACATGTACATACAAAg gtaATGTTATGTACGTTACTTTTTCAAATGGTAGCTGGAGGATATGAATGGAATCCAGAATGTTTAGAAACagtagaagaaattattaaaaatgtagatGGTTGGGCCAAATATCGAATTGCACGAAGTGCTACAAGATATGGCCATCATACAATAGCAACTCAAATATTTAGAAGTTTAAAAGAAACAGTTGCATCTGAACAATTACATTTTTGGTTGTCCGGTTTGGAATTAGTTACAAAAGCTGAAAGTTATCTTAT gGAGAAAACAGAAGAAGTGGAAAGTAAAGCAAGAGTTTATACTGTAGAGAAATTAAATGGAGCTATTGCTCGTTATGCAAGTGCATGCGCTTCATTAAAAGCCGCTAGTACACCATTACGAAGTTTACAATTTGCTAGTGAATACTCAAAATTGCGATGTGAATTTCTTCAAGCTATTGTACAACTTTTACATTCATGCAG atCTCTTTGTACAGCTCCGCCACCTGCTATTACATGTACAGTAGTTTTAACTACAAAAGATGATCTTCAACGATATGGACGTGTTACAAATCAA ttgaGAAAATCAGCTCAAGAACTTAAAAATTGTGCAGAAAATTATCAGAAACTTTATCAATCAGCTTTTGATGCTGATCCAGGTTCATTGACGAACATACGAGC aTTGCAAGAAATTTGTCGTTTATTAGCGAATAGCGTCGAACGTGTTTGTGGTGGTACAGGAATTCAAACATATCATCAAACcgaagtaaattttaattttggtgATACAGTAGAAATGCGCCAATTGGCTCGTTGTTGTACTGAATTACGTCGTTTAGCTCCAACTTATATAGGTGAAAATAAAGCAGCACTTAGTCATTCAAGAATAAACTGCTTAGTTTCCCAAGTGATGTTATTAGCTGGACCAAAAATGAGATTACCGATACCTCGGTATTATTTTCAAGCTTTACAAGCAACTAGTGTGAAATTATCTGTTTCGCCACAACCTCGTGTTCTTGGTGAACCAGTATCTGTACCTCAAGGCAGTCAATTAGCTTTAAAAGTCGAAGGAGTGCTACGACATGGTCGACGCGCTTCTCTATATCGTTCTGTTGCTGCTGTTTGCATTTCTATTTCTACTTCTCCtccatcgaaaataaattcagaTCAAAaa gatTCTAATGTTAACGAATTACAACAAACTGTCACGCCACATCGCGATTTTTTTGCTTGtgaatttttactttcattaGGAAGTCCAGGTACAACTGCTACAACAACATGTGCGAACAATACCACTaatgtgaataataatatgaacagTAGTGGTGGACAATATCAAGTCACAGCAAGCGCGAGTATACTCGACAAAGATGGCAATGTGTGGAAATGTGGACCACGTTCCACGCTTCAAGTTAGGGTTCACGAAGAGCCAGCCAAAAGAAAATTACCATAA
- the LOC413351 gene encoding integrator complex subunit 7 isoform X1: MIGMRMNAFNDTGLGEPEQDANSALIELDKGLRSTKIGEQCEAIVRFPRLFEKYPFPILINSSLLKLAEVFRTGSNFLRVWVLRVCQQSEKHLDKILNVDEFVRRIYSVIHSNDPVARALTLRTLGSVAGIIPERQQVHHSIRRSLDSHDSVEVEAAIYAAQMFAAQSKLFAVSMCSKISDMIRGQATPASMKLQLIPILQYMHHDTFTASMVNELCMELLASYPAVEFVRVTLSALSTLASATLIDVPQQVALLLRYLQDDPRLTIKRHALYLLHSLARRGAHLWPQGALNNLIESTTTLLQDGAGNKDLLIRTLDVIEVLSQSAVTCDANREEGNPLLSLCVNACYSPDPFIAVKAITILARVACYCYEENLPAYGIQDVVSCLESLIVLLALDDKYLHQLKVCLRSTVKLCRAQPSHCSIFVDAIGSTLFNAHAEGSQNEKQALALCEALGAIGSLGENALLPLLPDILIKLKQTIHVHTKVMLCTLLFQMVAGGYEWNPECLETVEEIIKNVDGWAKYRIARSATRYGHHTIATQIFRSLKETVASEQLHFWLSGLELVTKAESYLMEKTEEVESKARVYTVEKLNGAIARYASACASLKAASTPLRSLQFASEYSKLRCEFLQAIVQLLHSCRSLCTAPPPAITCTVVLTTKDDLQRYGRVTNQLRKSAQELKNCAENYQKLYQSAFDADPGSLTNIRALQEICRLLANSVERVCGGTGIQTYHQTEVNFNFGDTVEMRQLARCCTELRRLAPTYIGENKAALSHSRINCLVSQVMLLAGPKMRLPIPRYYFQALQATSVKLSVSPQPRVLGEPVSVPQGSQLALKVEGVLRHGRRASLYRSVAAVCISISTSPPSKINSDQKDSNVNELQQTVTPHRDFFACEFLLSLGSPGTTATTTCANNTTNVNNNMNSSGGQYQVTASASILDKDGNVWKCGPRSTLQVRVHEEPAKRKLP, encoded by the exons atgattggtATGCGAATGAATGCATTTAATGATACAGGACTTGGTGAACCAGAACAAGATGCAAATTCTGCTCTTATAGAATTAGATAAAg gtTTACGTTCTACAAAAATTGGTGAACAATGTGAAGCCATAGTACGATTTCctcgattattcgaaaaatatccttttccaatattgataaattcttctctcttaAAATTAGCAGAAGTTTTTCGTACTGGCAGTAATTTTTTACGTGTTTGGGTTCTCAGAGTATGTCAACAAAGTGAAAAgcatttagataaaattttaaatgttgatGAATTTGTCAGACGTATTTATAGCGTGATACATTCTAATGATCCAGTTGCTAGAGCTTTGACTCTACGAACTCTAGGCAGTGTAGCTGGTATTATTCCAGAAAGGCaacaa gtTCATCATAGTATAAGAAGATCATTAGATTCTCATgattcagttgaagttgaagcTGCAATATATGCTGCACAAATGTTTGCAGcacaatcaaaattatttgctGTTTCCATGTGCAGTAAAATATCCGATATGATTAGAGGTCAAGCAACACCAGCATCAATGAAATTACAACTTATAcctattttacaatatatgcaTCATGATACTTTTACAGCTTCAATG gtaAATGAATTATGTATGGAACTTCTTGCTAGTTATCCAGCAGTTGAATTTGTCAGAGTTACATTAAGTGCTTTAAGCACATTAGCTTCTGCAACATTGATTGATGTTCCACAACAAGTTGCACTTTTATTACGTTATCTACAAGATGATCCAAGATTAACTATTAAACGTcatgcattatatttattacattctttAGCAAGAAGAGGAGCTCATTTATGGCCACAAGGTGCTCTTAATAACTTGATAG AAAGTACTACAACACTCTTACAAGATGGAGCTGGAAATAAAGATCTTCTTATTCGAACATTAGACGTAATTGAG gtACTTAGTCAAAGTGCAGTAACATGTGATGCAAAtagagaagaaggaaatccTCTTTTATCATTATGCGTAAATGCTTGTTATTCGCCTGATCCATTTATTGCAGTGAAAGCAATTACTATTTTAGCTAGAGTTGCATGTTAttg ctatgaagaaaatttaccAGCCTATGGAATACAAGACGTCGTATCTTGTCTTGAATCTCTAATTGTACTTTTAGCTTTGGATGATAAGTATTTACATCAATTGAAAGTTTGTTTACGTTCAACAGTAAAATTATGTCGGGCACAGCCTAGCCATTGTTCGATATTTGTCGATGCTATCGGTAGTACACTTTTCAATGCTCATGCAGAAGGCAGTCAAAATGAGAAACAAGCGCTTGCTTTATGTGAAGCATTAGGTGCTATAGGAAGTTTAGGAGAAAATGCATTACTTCCTCTTTTAccagatatattaataaagctTAAACAGACTATACATGTACATACAAAg gtaATGTTATGTACGTTACTTTTTCAAATGGTAGCTGGAGGATATGAATGGAATCCAGAATGTTTAGAAACagtagaagaaattattaaaaatgtagatGGTTGGGCCAAATATCGAATTGCACGAAGTGCTACAAGATATGGCCATCATACAATAGCAACTCAAATATTTAGAAGTTTAAAAGAAACAGTTGCATCTGAACAATTACATTTTTGGTTGTCCGGTTTGGAATTAGTTACAAAAGCTGAAAGTTATCTTAT gGAGAAAACAGAAGAAGTGGAAAGTAAAGCAAGAGTTTATACTGTAGAGAAATTAAATGGAGCTATTGCTCGTTATGCAAGTGCATGCGCTTCATTAAAAGCCGCTAGTACACCATTACGAAGTTTACAATTTGCTAGTGAATACTCAAAATTGCGATGTGAATTTCTTCAAGCTATTGTACAACTTTTACATTCATGCAG atCTCTTTGTACAGCTCCGCCACCTGCTATTACATGTACAGTAGTTTTAACTACAAAAGATGATCTTCAACGATATGGACGTGTTACAAATCAA ttgaGAAAATCAGCTCAAGAACTTAAAAATTGTGCAGAAAATTATCAGAAACTTTATCAATCAGCTTTTGATGCTGATCCAGGTTCATTGACGAACATACGAGC aTTGCAAGAAATTTGTCGTTTATTAGCGAATAGCGTCGAACGTGTTTGTGGTGGTACAGGAATTCAAACATATCATCAAACcgaagtaaattttaattttggtgATACAGTAGAAATGCGCCAATTGGCTCGTTGTTGTACTGAATTACGTCGTTTAGCTCCAACTTATATAGGTGAAAATAAAGCAGCACTTAGTCATTCAAGAATAAACTGCTTAGTTTCCCAAGTGATGTTATTAGCTGGACCAAAAATGAGATTACCGATACCTCGGTATTATTTTCAAGCTTTACAAGCAACTAGTGTGAAATTATCTGTTTCGCCACAACCTCGTGTTCTTGGTGAACCAGTATCTGTACCTCAAGGCAGTCAATTAGCTTTAAAAGTCGAAGGAGTGCTACGACATGGTCGACGCGCTTCTCTATATCGTTCTGTTGCTGCTGTTTGCATTTCTATTTCTACTTCTCCtccatcgaaaataaattcagaTCAAAaa gatTCTAATGTTAACGAATTACAACAAACTGTCACGCCACATCGCGATTTTTTTGCTTGtgaatttttactttcattaGGAAGTCCAGGTACAACTGCTACAACAACATGTGCGAACAATACCACTaatgtgaataataatatgaacagTAGTGGTGGACAATATCAAGTCACAGCAAGCGCGAGTATACTCGACAAAGATGGCAATGTGTGGAAATGTGGACCACGTTCCACGCTTCAAGTTAGGGTTCACGAAGAGCCAGCCAAAAGAAAATTACCATAA